The Phycisphaerae bacterium RAS1 genome includes a region encoding these proteins:
- a CDS encoding hypothetical protein (Transcription termination factor Rho): MAKSSARGRSTKKKHDDSEVVEESEAVAPAAEAIAAPEPAASRFVRSEPPDAAPEPRPAPPSAAPMAREEDEEDLRPRKARYDDDSSPIDRETHEKYERVKRGELHITDLQKMTVQELHDVAKKEGIEEYVGLPKQDLIFQILKRRINQNGLLYGEGVLEVLPDGFGFLRSPEYNYLPCADDIYVSPSQIRRFGLRNGHVVAGQIRPPKESERYFALLRVEAINFETPETVTEKTNFEDLTPLHPNRRVFLETVKTELNMRIVDMVTPIGFGQRMLIVAPPRTGKTVLLQKMANAVTANHPDAYVIILLIDERPEEVTEMQRATKAEVISSTFDEPASRHVQVAEMVIDKAKRLVEYGRDVVIFLDSITRLARAYNTEVPHSGKILTGGVDANALQKPKRFFGAARNIEEGGSLTIIGTALVDTGSKMDEVIFEEFKGTGNSELHLDRRLVDKRIWPAINISASGTRKEELLLDPKELEKVYMLRRVLSDMNPVEAVELLRNRLEKVERNAIFLMTMNLA; encoded by the coding sequence ATGGCTAAGTCTTCGGCCCGCGGCCGATCCACCAAGAAAAAGCACGACGATTCCGAAGTCGTCGAAGAAAGCGAAGCGGTCGCCCCCGCGGCAGAAGCGATCGCAGCGCCCGAGCCGGCGGCGTCGCGATTTGTCCGATCCGAGCCCCCCGACGCGGCCCCGGAGCCGCGTCCGGCCCCGCCGTCGGCGGCGCCGATGGCGCGGGAGGAAGACGAGGAGGACCTTCGTCCGCGCAAAGCGCGCTACGACGACGACTCCTCGCCCATCGACCGCGAAACGCACGAGAAATACGAGCGCGTCAAGCGCGGCGAGCTGCACATCACCGACCTGCAGAAGATGACCGTGCAGGAACTGCACGACGTCGCCAAAAAGGAAGGCATCGAGGAATACGTCGGCCTGCCCAAGCAGGACCTGATCTTCCAGATTCTCAAGCGGCGCATCAACCAGAACGGCCTGCTGTATGGCGAGGGCGTGCTGGAGGTGCTGCCGGATGGCTTCGGCTTCCTGCGCAGCCCCGAATACAACTACCTGCCCTGTGCCGATGACATCTACGTCAGCCCGTCGCAGATTCGCCGCTTCGGCCTTCGCAACGGCCACGTGGTCGCCGGCCAGATTCGCCCGCCCAAGGAGAGCGAGCGCTATTTTGCTCTGCTGCGGGTCGAGGCGATCAACTTCGAGACGCCCGAGACTGTCACCGAGAAGACCAACTTCGAAGACCTGACGCCGCTGCACCCCAACCGCCGCGTGTTCCTCGAGACCGTGAAGACCGAGCTGAACATGCGCATCGTGGACATGGTGACGCCCATCGGCTTCGGCCAGCGCATGCTGATCGTCGCCCCGCCGCGCACGGGCAAGACTGTTCTTCTGCAGAAGATGGCCAACGCCGTCACGGCCAATCACCCGGACGCGTACGTCATCATCCTGCTGATCGACGAGCGGCCGGAAGAAGTGACCGAAATGCAGCGGGCGACCAAGGCCGAGGTCATCAGCAGCACGTTTGACGAGCCGGCCAGCCGGCACGTGCAGGTCGCGGAGATGGTGATCGACAAGGCCAAGCGCCTGGTCGAATACGGCCGCGACGTGGTCATCTTCCTCGACTCGATCACCCGCCTGGCGCGCGCCTACAACACCGAAGTCCCGCATTCGGGCAAAATTCTCACCGGCGGCGTGGACGCCAACGCGCTGCAAAAGCCCAAGCGCTTCTTCGGCGCCGCCCGAAACATCGAAGAGGGCGGCAGCCTGACCATCATCGGCACCGCCCTGGTCGACACCGGCTCGAAGATGGACGAAGTCATCTTTGAAGAGTTCAAAGGCACCGGCAACAGTGAACTGCACCTCGACCGCCGTCTGGTCGACAAGCGCATCTGGCCGGCGATCAACATCTCCGCTTCCGGCACGCGCAAGGAAGAGCTGCTGCTGGATCCGAAGGAGCTGGAAAAGGTCTACATGCTCCGCCGCGTGCTGAGCGACATGAACCCGGTGGAAGCGGTGGAGCTGCTGCGCAACCGGCTGGAGAAGGTCGAACGGAACGCGATCTTCCTGATGACGATGAATCTGGCGTAG
- the yfhQ gene encoding putative A/G-specific adenine glycosylase YfhQ, with the protein MHIRALAVNRNRDYRGKYVSKAQLSALRRRLLAWYRRSARDLPWRRTGDAYRIWVSEVMLQQTQAATVVPYFERFISAFPTVEELARAPQQRVLKLWEGLGYYSRARNLHTAAALVVRQRCGRLPTSAADWQTLPGVGRYTAAAIASIAYGEPVAVLDGNVARVLARLLALGNPIDAPATRAALWEEAQRLLAPQAPGDFNQAMMELGARVCTPRNPSCGACPLRRHCLAAARGIADELPVKRARPAVPHVRAAAAAIECDGRYLLVRRPQRGLLAGLWQLPTVEVNQRAAARELREHVRSRLAYQIRVGPLVATIRHQFTHRLLDVSVYRCVCAHATHHSVDTRWLTPARFGSLPMSVLDRKLAACLV; encoded by the coding sequence ATGCACATCCGCGCGCTGGCAGTGAACAGGAACCGGGACTACCGCGGCAAATACGTGAGTAAGGCACAACTGAGCGCCCTCCGCCGCCGGTTGCTTGCCTGGTATCGCCGCAGCGCCCGCGACCTGCCGTGGCGGCGCACCGGCGACGCCTATCGCATCTGGGTCTCGGAGGTCATGCTCCAGCAGACGCAGGCGGCCACCGTCGTTCCCTATTTCGAGCGATTCATCAGCGCATTTCCGACGGTTGAGGAGCTGGCGCGGGCGCCGCAGCAGCGTGTCCTCAAGTTGTGGGAGGGCCTGGGCTACTACTCGCGCGCCAGGAACCTGCACACGGCTGCCGCGCTCGTCGTCCGGCAGCGCTGCGGAAGGCTGCCGACCTCCGCCGCGGACTGGCAGACGCTCCCCGGTGTCGGGCGCTACACGGCGGCCGCGATCGCGAGCATCGCGTACGGCGAGCCGGTCGCCGTGCTCGACGGCAACGTGGCCCGCGTGCTGGCGCGGCTGTTGGCGCTCGGAAACCCGATCGATGCGCCCGCCACGCGCGCGGCCCTGTGGGAGGAAGCTCAGCGATTGCTCGCGCCGCAAGCGCCCGGCGACTTCAATCAGGCGATGATGGAGCTGGGCGCCCGCGTCTGCACGCCGCGAAACCCGAGCTGCGGCGCCTGCCCCCTGCGTCGCCACTGCCTGGCCGCGGCGCGCGGCATCGCCGATGAGTTGCCGGTGAAACGTGCGCGGCCGGCCGTCCCGCACGTCCGCGCCGCCGCCGCGGCGATCGAGTGCGACGGCCGATATCTTCTCGTCCGCCGGCCACAACGCGGACTGCTCGCCGGTTTGTGGCAGTTGCCGACGGTTGAGGTCAATCAACGCGCCGCTGCAAGGGAGCTGCGCGAGCACGTTCGCTCGCGGCTGGCCTATCAGATCCGCGTCGGACCGCTCGTCGCGACAATCCGTCATCAATTCACGCATCGCCTGCTCGACGTGAGTGTCTACCGGTGCGTATGCGCACATGCGACGCACCACTCAGTGGACACGCGCTGGCTGACGCCGGCGCGGTTCGGCAGCCTGCCCATGTCGGTGCTCGATCGGAAGCTGGCGGCGTGCCTGGTGTGA
- the ilvC gene encoding Ketol-acid reductoisomerase, producing MIPPLPNLAAEARVDFLADRTVAVLGFGAQGAAHALNLRDSGVRTIVGQRPGGPRHAAAAAQGFSPVSIAEAARQADLLILALPDDAAPAVFQSEILPHLHGGQALGFIHGFNIHYQCIQPPAELDVLLVAPKAQGRAVRSEFALGRGVMSLIAVGQDASGSARKTALGWAAALGSARSAIFETTFKDETESDLFGEQAVLCGGLTALIQAGFDTLVAAGYPAELAYFECCHEVKLIADLIHDMGIEAMRQRISTTARYGDITRGPRVIDEHVREQMRRILDEIRSGAFAREFLAAGGRKLAAASGGFRSAQPNLPDSELDRCGARVRGFLPRA from the coding sequence ATGATACCGCCGCTGCCCAACCTGGCCGCCGAGGCCCGCGTCGATTTTCTCGCCGATCGAACGGTCGCCGTGCTCGGCTTTGGAGCGCAGGGCGCCGCGCACGCCCTGAATCTGCGCGACTCGGGCGTGCGGACGATCGTCGGCCAGCGGCCCGGCGGGCCGCGACACGCGGCGGCGGCAGCGCAGGGGTTTTCGCCGGTGTCGATTGCGGAGGCGGCGCGACAAGCCGATCTGCTGATCCTGGCGCTGCCTGACGACGCGGCGCCGGCGGTCTTTCAGTCTGAAATCCTCCCGCACCTGCACGGTGGCCAGGCACTGGGCTTCATTCATGGTTTCAATATCCACTACCAGTGCATCCAGCCGCCGGCGGAGCTTGACGTGTTGCTCGTCGCGCCGAAGGCGCAGGGGCGGGCGGTGCGGAGCGAGTTCGCGCTCGGCCGCGGCGTGATGTCGTTGATCGCCGTCGGGCAGGACGCGAGCGGTTCTGCCCGGAAGACGGCGCTGGGCTGGGCGGCGGCGCTGGGGAGCGCTCGCAGCGCGATCTTCGAGACCACATTCAAAGACGAGACCGAGTCGGACCTGTTTGGCGAACAGGCCGTGCTGTGCGGCGGGCTGACGGCGCTGATTCAGGCGGGATTCGACACGCTCGTCGCCGCCGGCTACCCGGCCGAGTTGGCGTATTTCGAATGCTGCCACGAGGTGAAGTTGATCGCCGACCTGATACACGACATGGGCATCGAAGCCATGCGGCAGCGAATCTCGACCACGGCCCGCTACGGCGACATCACGCGCGGGCCGCGTGTGATCGACGAGCACGTGCGCGAGCAGATGCGGCGGATTCTGGACGAGATACGAAGCGGGGCGTTTGCGCGCGAGTTTCTTGCGGCCGGTGGTCGAAAGCTCGCCGCAGCAAGTGGTGGGTTTCGCTCCGCTCAACCCAACCTGCCGGATTCGGAGCTGGATCGCTGCGGGGCGCGGGTGCGCGGTTTTCTGCCGCGGGCATAG
- the pknB_12 gene encoding Serine/threonine-protein kinase PknB, with protein sequence MAGYSIESELARGGQGVVYRAVQSATRRPAALKVLRDGALASPAARRRFQREIELIAELRHPNLLTVYDAGTTRDGRAFFAMEFVEGVCLARWLEQWRAGAPPSAPLRQTLRPLLTLFVKICNAVGYAHQRGVIHRDLKPSNVLVDRAGQPRVVDFGLARLIAPEGAAALTTAEQIAGTIPYLSPEQARGLPDAVDVRSDVYSLGVMLYEALAGEYPYPVEADTLATIRHIAETPATPPQRRPGGRGRIDDELATIVLKALAKERERRYQTAGELARDLERYMEGEAIEARRDSAAYLFRRLLRRHAVVAVLSAVFAVSVLILVLALALMVASQNRLRMVAEKRFQDVRDLARSFIFEFDPKIRRLPGSAEARRLVVEKGLAYLDALAREAPDDPALQREIAAGYSTIGDIQADSTSSNLGKALDAVASYRKALEILERAADVEKPDVKHASALPLARLRLADALLGQRDTDAALVLCRSALEQTEALRRRFPNDDDLVDLHADALERIGNVMAARGDRGSADAHYTRAAQLAEERAARRPDDPQLQRDLAVSYTKRAQIHHAAGDHAAALEYFRKYLAIVERLRAAGPDDIVSLRDAAIGYQWLGILLLETKRPFEAIEPLGVSRALLERLFSADAANADAGLTLTATLTRLCEAQVAAGLLDAAIGTAGANLDISRRIVDRSADSPGAERQLGVALYKLFECHQAAAGKTDDAGLRRQHESAACERLQECFDWFDQLRRAGRLAPADAGVPAELQAELDRCRAATAPAGNRSS encoded by the coding sequence GTGGCCGGCTATTCAATCGAGAGCGAACTGGCGCGCGGCGGGCAGGGCGTCGTCTATCGAGCGGTGCAGTCCGCCACCCGGCGACCGGCGGCGCTGAAAGTCCTGCGCGACGGCGCGCTGGCGTCGCCCGCCGCGCGGCGCCGTTTCCAGCGGGAAATCGAGCTGATCGCCGAGCTGCGGCATCCCAATCTGCTGACCGTGTACGACGCCGGCACGACGCGCGACGGCCGGGCGTTTTTCGCGATGGAGTTCGTCGAAGGCGTCTGCCTGGCGCGCTGGCTGGAGCAGTGGCGCGCCGGCGCCCCGCCTTCCGCGCCGCTGCGACAGACCCTGCGGCCCCTGCTGACGCTCTTCGTCAAGATCTGCAACGCGGTCGGATACGCCCACCAGCGCGGCGTCATTCACCGCGACCTGAAGCCCTCGAACGTCCTGGTTGATCGTGCCGGCCAGCCGCGCGTCGTCGATTTCGGCCTGGCGCGGCTCATCGCCCCCGAAGGCGCCGCCGCGCTGACCACCGCCGAGCAGATCGCCGGCACCATTCCGTACCTCTCGCCCGAGCAGGCTCGCGGCCTGCCGGATGCGGTCGATGTTCGCAGCGATGTCTACTCGCTCGGCGTGATGCTCTACGAGGCGCTGGCCGGGGAGTATCCCTACCCGGTCGAAGCCGACACGCTGGCGACGATCCGGCATATCGCCGAGACGCCCGCGACGCCGCCGCAACGCCGGCCCGGCGGCCGAGGGCGCATTGACGACGAACTGGCGACGATCGTTCTCAAGGCGCTGGCCAAGGAGCGCGAACGGCGCTACCAGACCGCGGGCGAGCTGGCGCGCGATCTCGAACGCTACATGGAGGGCGAGGCGATCGAGGCTCGTCGCGACAGCGCCGCGTACCTGTTTCGCAGGCTGCTGCGACGCCACGCCGTCGTCGCCGTGCTCTCGGCCGTCTTCGCGGTCTCCGTCCTGATTCTCGTGCTCGCCCTGGCGCTGATGGTCGCGTCACAGAACCGGCTGCGCATGGTGGCCGAGAAGCGTTTTCAGGATGTGCGCGACCTGGCGCGCTCGTTCATCTTCGAGTTTGATCCGAAGATCCGCAGGCTTCCCGGGTCGGCGGAAGCCCGCCGGCTCGTGGTGGAAAAAGGCCTGGCCTACCTGGACGCACTGGCGCGCGAAGCGCCGGACGATCCGGCTCTGCAGCGCGAGATCGCGGCCGGGTACTCGACCATCGGCGATATTCAGGCTGACTCGACCTCTTCCAACCTGGGCAAAGCGCTGGACGCGGTCGCCAGCTATCGCAAGGCGCTGGAAATCCTCGAGCGCGCCGCTGATGTGGAAAAGCCCGATGTCAAGCACGCGTCGGCGCTCCCGCTGGCGCGATTGCGGCTGGCCGACGCGCTGCTCGGACAGCGCGACACCGACGCCGCGCTTGTGTTGTGCCGGTCGGCGCTTGAGCAAACGGAGGCGCTACGGCGCCGCTTCCCCAATGACGACGATCTCGTTGATTTGCATGCCGACGCGCTGGAGCGGATCGGAAACGTGATGGCCGCCCGCGGCGACCGCGGATCGGCCGACGCACACTACACGCGCGCCGCACAGCTCGCCGAAGAGCGCGCCGCCCGGCGGCCGGACGACCCACAACTGCAGCGCGACCTGGCCGTGAGTTACACGAAGCGCGCCCAGATTCACCACGCCGCCGGCGATCACGCCGCCGCGCTGGAGTACTTCCGCAAGTATCTCGCGATCGTCGAGCGGCTGCGCGCCGCTGGGCCCGACGACATTGTCTCGCTGCGCGATGCGGCGATCGGATACCAGTGGCTGGGCATCCTCCTGCTCGAGACGAAGCGGCCCTTCGAGGCGATTGAACCGCTCGGCGTCTCGCGCGCATTGCTTGAGCGGCTGTTCTCCGCTGATGCGGCCAACGCGGACGCGGGCCTTACGCTGACCGCGACGCTCACGCGACTGTGCGAGGCCCAGGTTGCGGCCGGACTGCTTGACGCGGCCATCGGCACGGCAGGAGCCAATCTCGACATCAGCCGCCGAATCGTCGACCGCTCGGCCGACAGCCCCGGCGCGGAGCGCCAGTTAGGCGTGGCTCTTTACAAGCTGTTTGAATGCCATCAGGCCGCCGCAGGGAAGACGGACGATGCCGGCCTTCGTCGGCAGCACGAGTCCGCCGCCTGCGAGCGCCTCCAGGAGTGCTTCGACTGGTTCGATCAACTCCGCCGCGCCGGCCGACTCGCGCCGGCCGACGCTGGCGTGCCCGCCGAGCTACAGGCCGAGCTCGATCGCTGCCGGGCCGCAACCGCACCGGCCGGCAACCGTTCAAGCTAG